The DNA window CGATCACGATCGTCCCCGGCTCGCAGACTTCCGCAAGCGCGTTGATGTCGTTGAGCGGGTCCGCCGACTCGCTGAGGTCCACGAACAGAATGTTCGGGCTCGCTGAGACCGACAGGGCCTGAACGGCATTGCGCAGTCCGCCCTTGTTGACCTTTTCCGGAGACCAGCCGTGCTCGACGGCGATCGGCCGAAGCATGTCGGCGGTCGCATCGTCGCACACGAAGGCGGTGAAGGGATCGCGCAGTCCGGCGCGTGCTTGGAACGGAGCGTTCATCACTGACCCTTTGTGCTGATGTCCTGCAGACCCTTGGTGCCGGTCGGCGGAGTGCTGCGATAATATTGGACGGCGCGAGAGCCGGTCCGGACGTCGATGGTCCCGTCGCCGTCCTGACCGTGGATCAGGTCCTCAGGGTTGGCGACCATCGCTGCGAGGTTGGCGTTCACGCCGCACCCGAAGTTCGAAATGTTGCGGTTTTCGAAGTTCGGCTGGGACGGGCGGCTCCAGTCCGGGCAACCCGGAACCTCGGCCCGGCGGCGGCTGACCACGACCCGGACGTTGCCGGGCTGCACCATGCCGGCGGTGACCGGCGCGCCTTCAGCGACCATCATGCCGTACTGGCCGGCGATGGCAGCGACCTGGGCGCGCGCGGCATTGGCGTAATCGCCGTCGAC is part of the Sphingomicrobium sp. genome and encodes:
- a CDS encoding CpaD family pilus assembly lipoprotein encodes the protein MRSKLLLIALASTIAACSTADLPDTGVAAVHVPVVTSADYVFNAAAPDGGLAPGEPDRLNGWFQGLGLGYGDRIYVDGDYANAARAQVAAIAGQYGMMVAEGAPVTAGMVQPGNVRVVVSRRRAEVPGCPDWSRPSQPNFENRNISNFGCGVNANLAAMVANPEDLIHGQDGDGTIDVRTGSRAVQYYRSTPPTGTKGLQDISTKGQ